A stretch of the Sulfurimonas sp. HSL-1656 genome encodes the following:
- a CDS encoding ATP-binding cassette domain-containing protein: protein MALIDLHGISKNYEAQKILENVDFHVDEGERVVIVGKNGSGKSTLMKIVGGMLEYDEGERIIRQNLQVKMLAQVPHFEQGHSVREAIEHGLVELKQALARFDALSAQMGEKFDDPQLIKEHTELSAYLDHHSAWNLDDKIERVLQHFQLKMYEEKNVNLLSGGEQRRVALASLLLQKPDVLLLDEPTNHLDVYMVEFLEELILKEKFTLVFISHDRYFIDQIATKTVEVEDAALREFKGGYSSYLTQKEELLRTMQKQHDNLLRLLRSENEWYSRGVRARLKRNEGRKERLMNLREQAKTNPAQIRKMKVELDREAKHFNRDKSVNKQKMLFEIEHLDITLGSKMLIKDFSTRILQKDVIAVVGPNGSGKSTLLKALLGRLKPTAGKIKQGEFSIGYFDQHREMLDDEKNLIETFCPHGGDRVEVQGRNMHVYGYLKNFLFPREFLDKKIGILSGGEKNRVALALLFTKKVDCLILDEPTNDLDIPTINILEEKLQAFPGAVILVSHDRYFVDKIAKKLFVFKGNGEVEERYQLYSDYLEQEKEFREMEAMERDAETATAKPAVQEKPKKEKPLRLTYKEKMALESLPGEIEALEAKIEQLNACLADPKCYAEKGISVLAKELEALEADYEAKVDELLTIEEKAEQIEGQ, encoded by the coding sequence ATGGCCCTCATCGATCTGCACGGCATCTCTAAAAACTACGAAGCGCAAAAAATCCTCGAGAACGTCGATTTCCACGTCGACGAGGGAGAACGCGTCGTTATCGTCGGCAAGAACGGGAGCGGCAAATCGACGCTGATGAAAATCGTCGGCGGCATGCTGGAGTACGACGAGGGGGAGCGCATCATCCGCCAGAACCTGCAGGTGAAGATGCTCGCCCAGGTACCGCATTTCGAGCAGGGGCACAGCGTGCGAGAGGCGATCGAGCACGGCCTCGTCGAACTCAAGCAGGCGCTGGCGCGTTTCGACGCCCTTTCGGCGCAGATGGGCGAGAAGTTCGACGACCCGCAGCTCATCAAGGAACACACGGAGCTCTCCGCCTACCTCGACCACCACAGCGCCTGGAACCTCGACGACAAGATCGAGCGGGTGCTGCAGCACTTCCAGCTGAAGATGTACGAAGAGAAGAACGTCAACCTGCTCAGCGGTGGTGAACAGCGCCGGGTCGCGCTGGCGTCGCTGCTGCTGCAGAAGCCAGATGTCCTGCTGCTCGACGAACCGACCAACCACCTCGACGTCTATATGGTCGAGTTCCTCGAAGAGCTTATTCTCAAAGAGAAGTTCACCCTCGTCTTCATCTCGCACGACCGTTACTTCATCGACCAGATCGCGACCAAGACCGTCGAGGTCGAGGATGCCGCTTTGCGGGAGTTCAAAGGGGGCTACAGCAGCTACCTGACGCAAAAAGAGGAGCTGCTGCGCACCATGCAGAAGCAGCACGACAACCTCCTGCGCCTGCTGCGCTCAGAGAACGAGTGGTATTCCCGCGGCGTGCGTGCCCGCCTCAAACGCAACGAGGGGCGCAAGGAGAGGCTGATGAACCTGCGCGAGCAGGCAAAGACGAACCCGGCGCAGATCCGAAAGATGAAAGTCGAACTCGACCGCGAAGCGAAGCACTTCAACCGTGACAAAAGCGTCAACAAACAGAAGATGCTCTTCGAGATCGAACACCTCGACATCACCCTGGGCAGCAAAATGCTCATCAAAGATTTCTCGACGCGCATCCTTCAAAAAGACGTCATCGCCGTCGTCGGCCCCAACGGCAGCGGGAAGTCGACCCTGCTCAAAGCGCTGCTGGGACGCCTCAAGCCGACGGCGGGCAAGATCAAGCAGGGGGAGTTCTCCATCGGCTACTTCGACCAGCACCGCGAAATGCTCGATGACGAGAAGAACCTCATAGAGACCTTCTGCCCCCACGGCGGCGACCGGGTCGAGGTCCAGGGCAGGAACATGCACGTCTACGGCTACCTCAAGAACTTCCTCTTCCCGCGCGAATTCCTCGACAAGAAGATCGGGATTCTCAGCGGCGGCGAGAAGAACCGTGTGGCACTCGCCCTGCTCTTTACGAAGAAGGTCGACTGCCTTATCCTCGACGAACCGACCAACGACCTCGATATTCCGACCATCAACATCCTCGAAGAGAAGCTGCAGGCCTTCCCCGGCGCGGTGATCCTCGTCAGCCACGACCGTTACTTCGTCGACAAGATCGCCAAGAAGCTCTTTGTCTTCAAAGGCAACGGCGAGGTCGAGGAGCGCTACCAGCTCTACAGCGACTACCTCGAACAGGAGAAAGAGTTCCGCGAAATGGAGGCGATGGAGCGCGATGCCGAAACGGCAACCGCCAAACCGGCCGTGCAGGAGAAACCGAAAAAAGAGAAACCGCTGCGCCTCACCTACAAGGAGAAGATGGCCCTCGAGTCCCTGCCCGGCGAGATCGAAGCGCTGGAGGCGAAGATCGAACAGCTCAATGCCTGTCTCGCCGACCCGAAGTGCTACGCCGAGAAAGGGATCTCCGTCCTGGCCAAAGAGCTCGAAGCCCTCGAAGCCGACTACGAAGCGAAAGTCGACGAGCTCCTCACCATCGAGGAAAAAGCGGAGCAGATCGAAGGGCAATGA
- a CDS encoding OmpA family protein, which yields MTFQTKSLSLILAAALIGGCAGTQPNADGTQTDEYDKTKKGALIGAAVGAVGGLLLGGKNKGQGALIGAAVGAAAGGGIGYAMDQQAKDVAKSLNTTVSQSDVGADNIIVTQHEKFVKVTFKSAMMFPTNSDNPTPMALTKIDQLTTALKKYPSSIVQVVGHTDPRGSYDYNLQLSERRARTVATAMVNQGLSNAVYARGCSFDKPLVPNNSEANMAQNRRVEIFLYQTQENVVDQCL from the coding sequence ATGACATTTCAAACCAAATCCCTTTCACTCATCCTCGCTGCCGCACTGATCGGCGGCTGTGCAGGTACACAGCCCAATGCAGATGGTACACAGACGGATGAATACGACAAGACGAAAAAAGGGGCACTGATCGGCGCAGCGGTCGGCGCGGTCGGCGGCCTGCTTCTCGGCGGCAAGAACAAAGGCCAGGGCGCGCTCATCGGTGCCGCGGTCGGCGCAGCCGCCGGCGGGGGGATCGGCTATGCGATGGACCAGCAGGCCAAAGACGTCGCCAAGTCTCTCAATACCACGGTCAGCCAGAGTGACGTCGGTGCGGACAATATCATCGTCACCCAGCATGAGAAATTTGTCAAAGTCACCTTCAAGAGCGCTATGATGTTCCCGACAAACTCTGACAACCCGACGCCGATGGCGCTCACGAAGATCGACCAGCTGACGACGGCGCTGAAAAAGTACCCCAGTTCCATCGTCCAGGTCGTCGGGCATACCGATCCGCGCGGTTCCTATGACTACAACCTCCAGCTCTCCGAACGCCGTGCACGCACCGTCGCCACGGCCATGGTCAACCAGGGGCTCTCCAACGCCGTCTATGCCCGCGGCTGCTCCTTCGACAAACCGCTGGTCCCCAACAACAGCGAAGCCAATATGGCCCAGAACCGCCGCGTCGAGATCTTCCTCTACCAGACACAGGAAAACGTCGTCGACCAGTGCCTCTAG
- a CDS encoding N-acetylmuramoyl-L-alanine amidase, with protein sequence MALTIASNRLTGALFDKEVLFDPCEHKDSGPFDTGEPDTIVIHFTAGPTLSSAVNTFKNPDIESSAHLIIDRDGSIVQMVDFGRIAWHAGTSRWQERSSLNRYAIGIELVNAGELTPSGGGYLAWFGRRYEDAEVIQAIHRNQTVPSYWHTYTAEQIEACFEVCRILKNSYGIRTIVGHEEIAPGRKIDPGPAFPLDRLRDRILTGRHADTGIAEDETADATVTASLLNVRAQPSGSAPLAGDPIEKGTRVELVERNGVWQKVRICREGWVHGDYLQTDTPVG encoded by the coding sequence ATGGCACTCACTATAGCAAGCAACAGACTGACCGGCGCACTTTTTGACAAAGAGGTCCTCTTCGATCCCTGCGAGCACAAAGACAGCGGTCCTTTTGATACAGGGGAGCCTGACACTATCGTCATTCATTTTACGGCGGGGCCCACCCTCTCCTCGGCCGTCAACACGTTCAAAAACCCTGATATTGAGTCATCCGCGCACCTGATCATCGACCGCGACGGCAGCATTGTCCAGATGGTCGATTTCGGCCGCATCGCCTGGCATGCCGGTACGAGCCGCTGGCAGGAGCGCAGCAGTCTCAACCGCTATGCCATCGGGATCGAGCTCGTCAACGCCGGCGAGCTCACCCCCTCCGGCGGCGGCTACCTCGCCTGGTTCGGCAGACGCTACGAAGACGCGGAGGTCATCCAGGCCATCCACCGGAACCAGACGGTCCCCTCCTACTGGCACACCTATACTGCCGAACAGATCGAGGCCTGTTTTGAGGTGTGCCGGATTCTGAAAAACAGCTACGGCATCCGCACTATCGTCGGCCATGAAGAGATCGCCCCCGGCCGCAAGATAGACCCGGGGCCAGCCTTCCCCCTGGATCGCCTGCGCGACAGAATCCTGACGGGGCGCCATGCCGATACCGGGATAGCGGAGGATGAAACAGCCGATGCGACGGTCACCGCCAGCCTCCTAAACGTCCGGGCCCAACCCTCGGGAAGCGCCCCGCTCGCAGGCGATCCGATCGAGAAAGGGACCCGGGTCGAACTGGTCGAACGCAACGGGGTGTGGCAAAAGGTCCGCATCTGCCGCGAGGGGTGGGTGCACGGCGACTACCTTCAGACCGATACGCCCGTCGGCTAA
- a CDS encoding M48 family metallopeptidase: MVTALMVMISLYFIVKLYISVMQVGFINRAKRMAPVMMGSADYLKAGNYAVAKEKLQMTGMLIEYIMFLVWLDGGIRWLESMTGGMDEPVKSISMVLAFLLINTLVELPLSLYEKFVLDAKFGFNRTSVGLYIKDTLITLTLVALLGGAVIWGVTAIIASAALWWFWAFLFLFAVVVALNMLFPTLRALFFDKLTPLDDETLAGEIDTLMQKTGFVSSGVFVSDASKRDTRLNAYFGGLGKSKRVVLYDTLLEKLEERELLAVLGHELGHFAHGDLYKNIGIVGGMLFFMLALFGNLPESLFMHLGVGNTPAVTVILFLLFMPLVSFFIMPLMGLISRHNEYEADRSGGELVGKLYLANALRKLVTENRSFPLSHPLYIFFYYTHPPVIERLRALGFEERGSGKGALRSDCDADSVERELDDEGVRS, from the coding sequence ATGGTGACAGCTCTGATGGTTATGATCAGCCTCTATTTTATCGTCAAACTCTATATCAGCGTGATGCAGGTCGGTTTCATCAACCGTGCCAAGCGGATGGCTCCGGTGATGATGGGAAGTGCGGATTATCTAAAGGCCGGCAATTACGCCGTGGCCAAAGAGAAGCTGCAGATGACGGGGATGCTGATCGAATATATCATGTTCCTCGTCTGGCTCGACGGCGGGATCCGCTGGCTGGAGAGCATGACCGGGGGGATGGACGAACCGGTGAAAAGCATTAGCATGGTGCTGGCGTTTCTGCTGATCAACACGCTGGTGGAGCTGCCGCTGTCGCTCTACGAGAAATTCGTACTCGATGCGAAATTCGGATTCAACCGTACGTCTGTCGGTCTCTACATCAAGGACACGCTGATTACGTTGACACTGGTTGCACTGCTGGGCGGTGCGGTCATCTGGGGTGTGACGGCGATCATCGCGTCGGCGGCGCTGTGGTGGTTTTGGGCCTTCCTTTTCCTGTTTGCCGTCGTCGTTGCACTCAATATGCTTTTCCCGACGCTTCGGGCGCTCTTTTTCGACAAGCTGACGCCCCTGGACGACGAGACACTGGCGGGTGAGATCGATACGCTGATGCAGAAGACCGGCTTTGTCAGCAGTGGCGTCTTTGTCAGCGACGCCAGCAAACGGGACACCAGGCTCAACGCCTATTTCGGCGGCCTGGGCAAGAGCAAGCGCGTCGTCCTCTACGACACGCTGCTCGAAAAACTCGAAGAGCGCGAACTCCTGGCGGTTCTCGGGCATGAACTGGGACACTTTGCCCACGGCGACCTCTACAAGAACATCGGGATCGTCGGGGGGATGCTCTTTTTCATGCTCGCCCTCTTCGGGAACCTGCCCGAATCGCTCTTTATGCATCTGGGGGTCGGCAATACACCTGCTGTGACCGTCATCCTGTTTCTGCTTTTCATGCCGCTGGTCAGTTTCTTTATCATGCCGCTCATGGGCCTGATCAGTCGCCACAACGAGTACGAGGCGGACCGCAGCGGGGGCGAACTCGTCGGCAAGCTCTACCTGGCCAACGCCCTGCGCAAACTGGTGACGGAGAACCGCTCCTTCCCCCTTTCGCATCCGCTCTATATTTTCTTCTACTATACCCATCCGCCGGTGATCGAACGCCTGCGGGCCCTCGGATTCGAGGAGCGGGGGAGCGGTAAGGGGGCATTGCGCTCCGACTGCGACGCCGACAGCGTCGAGCGTGAGCTCGATGACGAAGGGGTACGCTCCTGA
- the prmC gene encoding peptide chain release factor N(5)-glutamine methyltransferase, protein MGGHVRPLRECLDIIAAEIAVSAERPRREAERMLMEYLERDGLWLITHQDEPVSCDERLWEWVARRKAHEPLEYIFKRVSFYSQLFYIAPGALIPRPETELLIDRVLGTVEREGNFTLCEVGVGSGAVSVTLALHLEHATMIGVDISEDALGVAGKNIADFGLEARIDLRQSDLLANVPETVDVLVSNPPYVAADAALERNLDYEPDLALFGGVTGMDIIVRLIDAVAERQIPLFCCEMGYDQREAVSAIVPDGYGVEFYKDLAGLDRGFVMTRKDDR, encoded by the coding sequence ATGGGTGGGCATGTCCGTCCGCTGCGCGAATGCCTCGATATCATCGCCGCCGAAATCGCCGTGAGCGCGGAGCGCCCGCGGCGGGAGGCGGAACGGATGCTGATGGAATACCTGGAGCGTGACGGCCTCTGGCTGATCACCCACCAGGACGAACCGGTCTCCTGCGACGAGCGGCTCTGGGAGTGGGTGGCACGGCGCAAGGCGCATGAGCCGCTGGAATACATTTTCAAGCGCGTCAGTTTCTATTCACAGCTCTTCTATATCGCTCCGGGTGCGCTGATCCCGCGCCCGGAGACGGAACTTCTGATCGACCGTGTCCTCGGAACAGTCGAGCGCGAGGGAAATTTCACGCTCTGCGAGGTCGGGGTCGGCAGCGGCGCGGTCAGCGTGACCCTGGCGCTCCACCTGGAGCATGCGACGATGATCGGCGTCGATATCAGCGAGGATGCCCTGGGGGTTGCGGGCAAAAACATCGCGGACTTCGGGCTTGAAGCGCGGATCGACCTGCGTCAGAGTGACCTGCTTGCAAATGTGCCGGAAACGGTTGACGTCCTGGTTTCCAATCCCCCCTACGTGGCTGCCGACGCGGCACTTGAACGCAACCTTGATTATGAACCCGACCTGGCCCTTTTCGGCGGCGTGACGGGGATGGACATCATCGTCCGCCTGATCGATGCGGTCGCCGAAAGGCAGATTCCGCTCTTTTGCTGCGAAATGGGTTACGACCAGCGCGAGGCAGTCTCTGCCATCGTCCCGGATGGGTATGGGGTTGAATTCTACAAGGACCTTGCGGGGCTTGACCGCGGGTTTGTCATGACACGAAAGGATGATAGATGA
- a CDS encoding DUF4149 domain-containing protein, with protein MNTKQLSVTLYLLAVAATLGAVLILGIVVAPVIFHSAAVLPNDLLSRYEEGMLMGEIFRRFSYWAYVMAVIMLVFEGNEYRRQRRDKWAIMSALLGVATLLMFAAVYVPMILAMQAEGADATASEAFASLHSASEFDFKLLAVALIVLFVRRMQLMFLPAAGR; from the coding sequence ATGAATACAAAACAGTTAAGCGTCACGCTTTACCTGCTCGCCGTGGCGGCCACGCTCGGTGCGGTGCTGATCCTGGGCATCGTGGTCGCCCCGGTGATCTTCCACTCGGCGGCGGTCCTGCCGAACGATCTGCTGAGCCGCTATGAAGAGGGAATGTTGATGGGGGAGATTTTCCGCCGTTTCAGTTACTGGGCCTACGTGATGGCTGTTATCATGCTCGTTTTTGAAGGAAACGAGTACCGCCGCCAACGCCGTGACAAGTGGGCCATCATGAGCGCGCTGCTCGGGGTGGCGACACTGCTGATGTTCGCCGCAGTCTATGTACCGATGATCCTTGCCATGCAGGCGGAGGGGGCCGATGCCACGGCCAGCGAAGCTTTCGCGTCACTGCACAGTGCCAGCGAATTCGATTTCAAACTGCTGGCGGTCGCACTCATCGTGCTCTTTGTCCGCCGGATGCAGCTGATGTTTCTGCCAGCCGCCGGGCGCTAA
- a CDS encoding DoxX family protein: MFRNDDLARLLLRLSIGILMLFHGVHKLLHGISHIQGMLQAHGVPGWLGYGVFVGEVIAPVMIILGFYARIGAALMAVNMIVAVALLGGLFPLQLTKTGGPVSEMALLYLFAALALFFSGPGRYGINRS; the protein is encoded by the coding sequence ATGTTCAGAAACGATGATCTTGCCCGGTTGCTGCTGCGCCTCTCTATCGGCATCCTGATGCTGTTCCACGGTGTCCACAAACTGCTGCACGGCATCTCCCACATTCAGGGGATGCTGCAGGCGCACGGAGTGCCGGGCTGGCTCGGTTACGGTGTCTTTGTCGGCGAAGTGATCGCCCCGGTGATGATCATTCTGGGATTCTATGCGCGGATCGGCGCGGCGCTGATGGCTGTGAATATGATAGTGGCCGTGGCCCTTCTCGGCGGGCTCTTCCCGCTGCAGCTCACCAAAACAGGCGGTCCGGTCAGCGAAATGGCCCTGCTCTATCTTTTTGCCGCACTGGCCCTCTTCTTCTCCGGGCCGGGGCGTTACGGCATCAACCGCTCCTAA
- a CDS encoding J domain-containing protein, which translates to MPPYESVLKAKTLLGLHDKATLSEIKTRYKNMMHRWHPDKHADDPDTANAMSARINDAYKTLLEFVKHYEYRLDEPYLKETCLTPQEWWEQKFGGR; encoded by the coding sequence ATGCCCCCCTATGAGAGCGTTCTGAAGGCCAAGACCCTGCTTGGCCTTCACGACAAAGCGACCCTGTCCGAAATCAAAACACGCTATAAGAACATGATGCACCGCTGGCACCCTGACAAACACGCCGACGACCCCGACACGGCCAACGCCATGAGTGCACGGATCAACGACGCCTACAAAACGCTGCTCGAATTTGTCAAACATTATGAATACCGCCTGGACGAACCCTACCTCAAAGAGACCTGCCTCACCCCCCAGGAGTGGTGGGAACAGAAGTTCGGCGGACGCTAA
- the ftsZ gene encoding cell division protein FtsZ, with translation MGSDNMFKIEETTANNGARIVAIGVGGGGGNMIGHMINEGVDGIEMVVANTDAQVLQTSFAPVKIQMGSRLTKGLGAGMKPSVGKDSAIENYDDIRAAIEGADIVFIAAGLGGGTGTGAAPVIAQIARDLGALTISVVTKPFAFEGRKRLKLAEQGLAELKKESDSIVVIPNDKLLSIIDKNLGLKESFKIVDSILAQAVSGTSGVILSSGDNDINLDFADLKTVMCHHGMALMGVGEYQGDNAAYEAIRAAIESPLLDNMSINGAMGVLVHFTMHPDFPMVAIGEAMGVVEESADENADVIFGTTTDATLAIDYIKITLVATGFDHEETAKKAPSVNNDTYETPAQEAPAAGRTVTRPRMVVGGDLSDDYLDVPTYMRQQKD, from the coding sequence ATGGGATCTGACAATATGTTCAAAATCGAAGAGACGACGGCCAACAACGGTGCGCGTATCGTTGCCATCGGCGTCGGCGGCGGCGGCGGCAATATGATCGGTCATATGATCAACGAGGGGGTTGACGGCATCGAGATGGTCGTCGCCAATACCGACGCACAAGTGCTTCAGACCTCTTTTGCACCGGTCAAAATCCAGATGGGAAGCCGTCTGACGAAGGGGCTCGGCGCCGGGATGAAACCGAGCGTCGGCAAAGATTCCGCCATCGAGAACTATGACGATATCCGCGCCGCCATCGAGGGGGCCGATATCGTCTTTATCGCTGCCGGTCTCGGCGGGGGTACCGGTACCGGTGCGGCCCCGGTCATTGCCCAGATCGCACGTGACCTCGGTGCACTGACGATCTCCGTCGTCACCAAGCCTTTCGCGTTCGAAGGGCGCAAACGTCTCAAGCTCGCCGAGCAGGGTCTGGCCGAACTGAAAAAAGAGAGCGACTCCATCGTCGTCATCCCCAATGACAAGCTCCTTTCCATCATCGATAAGAACCTGGGGCTGAAAGAGTCCTTCAAGATCGTCGACAGCATTCTCGCGCAGGCTGTCAGCGGGACGTCCGGGGTCATCCTCTCCTCCGGTGACAACGACATCAACCTCGACTTCGCCGACCTTAAAACCGTCATGTGCCACCACGGGATGGCCCTGATGGGCGTCGGGGAGTACCAGGGCGATAATGCCGCTTATGAAGCGATCCGCGCGGCGATCGAGTCACCGCTGCTCGACAACATGAGCATCAACGGCGCCATGGGCGTCCTCGTCCACTTTACGATGCACCCCGACTTCCCGATGGTCGCCATCGGTGAAGCGATGGGTGTCGTCGAGGAGAGCGCGGACGAGAATGCCGATGTCATCTTCGGGACCACGACGGATGCGACCCTGGCGATCGACTACATCAAGATCACCCTCGTTGCCACCGGTTTCGACCATGAAGAGACGGCGAAAAAAGCACCCTCCGTCAATAACGACACTTATGAAACACCGGCACAGGAGGCCCCTGCCGCCGGCCGTACCGTGACGCGCCCGAGAATGGTCGTCGGCGGTGACCTGAGCGACGATTACCTCGACGTACCGACCTATATGCGCCAGCAAAAAGACTGA
- the ftsA gene encoding cell division protein FtsA, which produces MKKSVLAIDIGSSKICAIIADISPDGAIQISGAGIVRSQGIKKGSITNIELASKAIKAALADARRVAGTEIKRAIVSISGAYTKSLNSSGIVNIPNREITFKEISRVMHTSLYNANIPNEYEVLHTLPYNFIVDDQEFIEDPLGMNASRLEVETHIITTQKSNLNNLKKAVRGAGVEVDTVVLSGYASAIAVLNEDEKELGAAVIDMGGHTCDTVIHSGTAIRYNDFLGVGSHHITSDLSMALHTPLNVAENVKIKFGSLSTPSDDLIELPIIGDEESTHEVSLGVVHNVIYARVEETLMILAQSIDKSNLKDQLGAGVVLTGGFTKLDGLRDLAVAIFDNVPVRLAKPSNVDGLFEALKDPATATAVGLVKYAAGGYAPYEIDVNRQVRYRSEEPLEKPDLTEPSVQEPAEEEIPLPPSEEAGTIRIKSFDTKKGAEKAAGIGSKFWNWITQLF; this is translated from the coding sequence GTGAAAAAAAGCGTCCTCGCGATCGATATCGGCTCCAGCAAGATCTGCGCCATCATCGCGGACATCTCCCCTGACGGGGCGATCCAGATCTCGGGGGCCGGCATCGTCCGCTCCCAGGGGATCAAAAAGGGCTCCATCACCAATATCGAGCTCGCTTCCAAAGCGATCAAGGCCGCCCTGGCAGATGCAAGACGCGTCGCCGGCACCGAAATCAAACGGGCCATCGTCTCCATCTCCGGCGCCTACACCAAGAGCCTGAACTCCAGCGGGATCGTCAATATTCCCAACCGCGAGATCACGTTCAAAGAGATCAGCCGTGTCATGCACACGTCGCTCTACAACGCCAACATCCCCAACGAGTACGAGGTACTGCATACGCTGCCGTACAACTTCATCGTCGACGACCAGGAGTTCATCGAGGACCCGCTGGGGATGAATGCGTCGCGCCTTGAGGTCGAGACGCACATCATCACGACGCAGAAGTCCAACCTGAACAACCTCAAAAAAGCCGTACGCGGCGCAGGGGTCGAGGTCGATACCGTCGTACTCAGCGGCTACGCCTCTGCCATCGCCGTGCTCAACGAGGATGAGAAAGAGCTCGGTGCAGCCGTGATCGACATGGGCGGGCATACCTGCGACACCGTGATCCACTCCGGTACCGCCATCCGCTACAACGATTTTCTGGGAGTAGGTTCGCACCACATCACCAGCGACCTCTCCATGGCGCTGCACACGCCGCTCAACGTCGCCGAGAACGTGAAGATCAAGTTCGGCTCGCTGAGCACCCCGAGCGACGACCTGATCGAGCTCCCCATTATCGGGGACGAAGAGTCCACCCATGAGGTCTCCCTGGGGGTCGTGCACAACGTCATCTACGCCCGGGTCGAAGAGACGCTGATGATCCTCGCCCAGTCCATTGACAAAAGCAACCTCAAGGATCAGCTGGGTGCCGGAGTTGTCCTCACAGGCGGCTTTACCAAGCTCGACGGTCTCCGTGATCTTGCCGTCGCAATCTTTGACAACGTCCCGGTACGCCTGGCCAAACCGAGCAACGTCGACGGGCTTTTTGAAGCCCTCAAAGACCCGGCAACTGCCACGGCGGTCGGTCTTGTCAAATACGCGGCGGGAGGCTACGCGCCTTACGAAATCGACGTCAACCGGCAGGTGCGCTACCGCAGCGAGGAGCCGCTGGAGAAACCGGATCTGACCGAACCTTCCGTTCAGGAGCCCGCAGAGGAAGAGATTCCGCTGCCCCCCTCCGAGGAAGCCGGTACGATCAGAATCAAATCCTTCGATACGAAGAAGGGTGCGGAAAAAGCAGCCGGCATCGGCAGCAAGTTTTGGAACTGGATTACACAGTTATTTTAA